In Merismopedia glauca CCAP 1448/3, a genomic segment contains:
- a CDS encoding type I glyceraldehyde-3-phosphate dehydrogenase — MIRVAINGFGRIGRNFLRCWAGRSDSTLEVIGLNDTSDPRTNAHLLKYDSMLGRFDADISADENSITVNGKTMKCVSDRNPLNLPWKEWEIDLIIESTGVFISKEGAGKHILAGAKKVLITAPGKDEDGTFVVGVNEKDYDHHKHNIISNASCTTNCLAPFAKVLHEKFGIIKGTMTTTHSYTGDQRLLDASHRDLRRARAAAINIVPTSTGAAKAVALVLPELKGKLNGIALRVPTPNVSVVDLVVQVEKQTFTDEVNNALKEAANGSMKGILDYNDLPLVSSDYRGTNCSSTIDASLTMVMGGDMVKVVAWYDNEWGYSQRVVDLAEVVGRNWVN; from the coding sequence GTGATTAGAGTAGCGATCAATGGTTTTGGACGTATCGGACGTAACTTTTTACGCTGCTGGGCAGGTCGAAGTGATAGCACTTTAGAAGTTATTGGACTCAATGACACATCCGATCCAAGAACCAACGCGCATCTGCTGAAATATGATTCAATGCTAGGGAGGTTCGACGCAGATATTAGCGCCGATGAAAACTCCATTACTGTTAATGGCAAGACAATGAAATGCGTATCCGATCGCAATCCGTTAAACTTGCCTTGGAAAGAGTGGGAAATAGATTTGATTATTGAATCTACAGGAGTATTTATCAGTAAAGAAGGTGCTGGTAAACACATTCTAGCTGGAGCTAAAAAAGTTCTAATTACCGCTCCTGGGAAGGATGAAGATGGCACGTTCGTAGTCGGCGTTAATGAAAAAGATTACGACCACCACAAGCATAATATTATTAGTAATGCTAGCTGTACCACTAACTGTTTAGCTCCTTTTGCTAAGGTGCTACATGAAAAGTTTGGCATCATCAAAGGTACGATGACGACCACTCACAGCTACACAGGGGACCAACGCTTACTGGATGCTTCCCACAGAGATTTACGTCGCGCCCGCGCCGCAGCCATCAACATTGTGCCAACTTCCACTGGTGCAGCTAAAGCAGTAGCTTTAGTATTACCAGAACTCAAAGGTAAACTCAATGGGATTGCTCTGCGGGTTCCAACTCCCAACGTTTCTGTAGTGGATTTAGTGGTTCAAGTAGAAAAGCAAACTTTTACTGATGAAGTTAATAACGCCCTCAAAGAAGCAGCTAACGGCTCAATGAAGGGGATTTTAGATTACAACGACTTACCTCTCGTTTCTTCCGATTATCGTGGTACAAATTGCTCTTCTACCATCGATGCTAGCTTGACTATGGTTATGGGCGGTGACATGGTAAAAGTTGTAGCTTGGTACGACAACGAATGGGGTTACAGCCAACGGGTGGTAGATTTGGCTGAAGTAGTTGGTAGAAATTGGGTTAACTAG
- the acpP gene encoding acyl carrier protein — MSQEEVFAKVSKIVAEQLEVDPSDVKAESNFANDLGADSLDVVELVMALEEEFDIEVPDEAAEKLLTVQSVVDYISNQVTASA; from the coding sequence ATGAGTCAAGAGGAAGTTTTTGCTAAAGTTAGCAAAATTGTGGCCGAACAACTAGAAGTAGATCCTAGTGATGTCAAAGCTGAATCTAACTTTGCTAACGATCTAGGAGCCGATTCCCTAGATGTAGTAGAATTAGTGATGGCATTAGAAGAAGAATTTGATATTGAAGTTCCTGATGAAGCTGCTGAAAAGCTTTTGACAGTCCAATCAGTGGTTGACTACATCAGCAATCAAGTCACAGCATCTGCCTAG